The following are encoded together in the Cytophagia bacterium CHB2 genome:
- a CDS encoding HigA family addiction module antidote protein — translation MPTKKILPLHPGEVLLEEFLKPMNLSQNRVALDIGVPPRRINEIVLGKRSITADTALRLGRYFGMSPQFWLGLQMDYDLDVEEDRSAKRLDREVRTFVRAI, via the coding sequence ATGCCCACAAAAAAAATCCTCCCGCTACACCCCGGTGAAGTCTTATTGGAAGAATTTCTGAAACCCATGAATCTCAGCCAAAATCGGGTAGCGCTCGATATCGGAGTTCCGCCACGGCGTATCAACGAAATCGTGCTCGGCAAACGCAGCATCACCGCTGATACCGCACTGCGGTTGGGACGTTACTTTGGCATGTCGCCGCAATTTTGGCTGGGATTGCAGATGGATTATGATCTTGACGTAGAGGAAGACCGCAGCGCAAAGCGGCTAGATCGCGAAGTGCGAACATTTGTCAGGGCAATTTGA
- a CDS encoding type II toxin-antitoxin system RelE/ParE family toxin: MIHSFKDKETEKVFQRNFSRKLPQSIQRPAFRKLRMLNRAVTINDLRVLPTNRLESLHGDREGQYSIRINDQWRICFKWRDGHAYEVEIVDYH, from the coding sequence GTGATCCACTCGTTTAAAGACAAAGAGACTGAAAAAGTCTTTCAGCGCAATTTTTCTCGGAAGCTGCCCCAAAGCATTCAGCGCCCCGCTTTTCGTAAGTTGCGTATGTTGAATCGCGCGGTCACGATCAACGATCTCCGCGTTCTGCCCACAAACCGGCTCGAATCATTGCACGGCGATCGTGAGGGCCAATACAGCATTCGAATAAATGACCAATGGAGAATATGCTTTAAATGGCGCGATGGCCATGCCTATGAAGTAGAGATCGTTGACTATCATTAG